The Streptomyces nitrosporeus genome includes a window with the following:
- the mqnP gene encoding menaquinone biosynthesis prenyltransferase MqnP — protein sequence MSASASAAAVQRPRSRSRAFLRLVMIEHSVFALPFAYIAALTAMFQVDENIHWGTLLLVTVAMVGLRTFAMAANRIIDREIDARNPRTAGRELVTGAVSVKAAWTGAIVALVVFLGAAALLNPLCLALAPVAVVPMVVYPYGKRFTDFPHAILGLAQAMGPIGAWLAVTGSWSWDAVILGLAVGIWIGGFDLIFACQDVRADRAHGVKSFPARFGIPAALWGARVCHVVTTGMLVWFGLATGAELFYWIGMAVVAVAFVYEHRVVRPHDLSRLNRAFFSVNGFIGIALFACALLDLVVRGLTP from the coding sequence GTGAGCGCCTCAGCTTCGGCCGCCGCGGTGCAGCGGCCGCGCAGCAGGTCCCGGGCGTTTCTGCGGCTGGTGATGATCGAGCACTCGGTCTTCGCGCTGCCCTTCGCCTACATCGCCGCGCTGACGGCGATGTTCCAGGTGGACGAGAACATCCACTGGGGCACGCTCCTGCTGGTGACCGTCGCCATGGTCGGGCTGCGGACGTTCGCGATGGCCGCCAACCGGATCATCGACCGGGAGATCGACGCCCGCAATCCGCGCACCGCGGGCCGCGAGCTGGTCACCGGGGCCGTCTCGGTGAAGGCCGCGTGGACCGGGGCGATCGTCGCGCTCGTCGTCTTCCTGGGTGCCGCGGCCCTGCTGAACCCGCTCTGCCTGGCGCTGGCGCCCGTCGCGGTGGTGCCGATGGTGGTCTACCCGTACGGCAAGCGGTTCACCGACTTCCCGCACGCGATCCTCGGCCTCGCCCAGGCCATGGGGCCGATCGGCGCCTGGCTGGCGGTGACCGGCAGCTGGTCGTGGGACGCGGTGATCCTGGGGCTGGCCGTCGGGATCTGGATCGGCGGCTTCGACCTGATCTTCGCCTGCCAGGACGTGCGGGCGGACCGGGCCCACGGGGTCAAGTCCTTCCCGGCGCGTTTCGGTATCCCGGCGGCCCTGTGGGGGGCGCGGGTCTGCCACGTGGTGACCACCGGGATGCTGGTCTGGTTCGGTCTGGCGACGGGCGCGGAGCTCTTCTACTGGATCGGCATGGCGGTGGTGGCCGTGGCGTTCGTGTACGAGCACCGGGTGGTGCGCCCGCACGACCTGTCCCGGCTGAACAGGGCGTTCTTCTCGGTGAACGGCTTCATCGGGATCGCCCTGTTCGCCTGTGCGCTGCTCGACCTGGTGGTGCGCGGCCTCACACCGTGA